In Paenibacillus sonchi, a single genomic region encodes these proteins:
- a CDS encoding class I SAM-dependent methyltransferase, with translation MKKESLTALVSAFSRAYHAEHNQIKVFDDSLARQLLTDEEYEGIASNMSQGIAFFLPEFEGTQEQALRRVVDHQLSPSPLGRAAFAEQALEVATLHGARQYLIFAAGYDTFAYRQPEWASKLQIFEMDHPATAEDKRRRVSALNPNKPSNLHYVPVDFSERDWTSRMLDCRAFDPSVISFSSLLGITYYLPKDVFKQFLSAVTKLLPSGSSIVFDYPDEHTFTPHAGERTQKQVMMAARAGEPMQASYSYEELEHMLEDVNMLIYQHLTPAEITGQLFQAYNDSQPAHPITAFDNVNYCLAVKR, from the coding sequence GTGAAAAAAGAAAGTTTAACTGCACTCGTCAGCGCATTCTCCAGAGCGTATCACGCGGAGCATAATCAGATCAAAGTTTTTGATGATTCACTTGCCAGACAACTGTTAACCGATGAGGAATACGAGGGTATTGCCAGCAACATGTCACAAGGGATTGCGTTCTTTCTGCCGGAATTTGAGGGCACACAGGAGCAGGCGCTGCGCAGAGTCGTTGACCACCAGCTGTCCCCATCACCGCTTGGCAGGGCTGCATTTGCCGAACAGGCCCTTGAGGTTGCCACTTTGCACGGTGCAAGGCAGTATCTGATATTTGCCGCCGGGTATGATACCTTCGCTTACCGGCAGCCGGAGTGGGCATCGAAGCTGCAAATTTTTGAGATGGATCATCCTGCCACAGCTGAGGACAAACGCAGACGCGTATCGGCTCTGAACCCCAATAAGCCGTCCAATCTGCACTATGTTCCAGTAGACTTCAGTGAACGGGACTGGACGAGCCGGATGCTGGACTGCCGTGCTTTTGACCCGAGTGTAATCAGCTTCAGCAGCTTGCTGGGCATCACCTACTATTTGCCCAAAGATGTGTTTAAGCAATTCTTGTCAGCCGTAACGAAGCTGCTTCCAAGCGGCAGCAGTATTGTCTTTGATTATCCCGATGAGCATACATTCACTCCACATGCAGGGGAACGCACGCAGAAGCAGGTGATGATGGCCGCGCGCGCAGGTGAACCGATGCAGGCCAGCTATTCCTATGAGGAGCTGGAACACATGCTGGAAGACGTCAATATGTTGATCTATCAGCATTTGACACCAGCCGAAATTACCGGTCAGCTGTTTCAAGCCTACAATGACAGCCAGCCTGCCCACCCAATCACGGCATTCGATAATGTGAATTATTGCTTGGCGGTTAAACGGTAG
- a CDS encoding AraC family transcriptional regulator, which produces MNLNDHIKLWNHASIKVLDIRSNSLEPGTEIPHYQLPASAFVYAYQGHACVQMDDMRLTLRRNQIMHGGRGAVLHIKAEESFEYFLILYKAVLLLPSSSKLLLQLERDDPFKCQYSFDPLYPLPLLSRLEQMYENWVTFDPLHSLHARTLFLQFIHELLWQMQHQGLAPVPPDLLAQVLRYMQEHYMEPVTLEILAELFDCSVSYLSKLFKSRMNESPIRVLTQIRMEAAANLLLHSNYPLQELSERVGYPDAHTFSRNFKKHYGLPPAQFKLQFKGEGPVPKSPVYHPKSALVADNSQCYSIKSNENYYHLRKRGGLPVKRGTKPASIATAALMLCFTLLISACSNTPNQAIRGTDSNSTQAVNTINQEAGTAKESSNAGNAAAATKTYVDSKGEVTIPMNPERIIDLTGSAIGNLLVLDVKPIAAADDSLKNPFHEGRLDNIINIGTEPNAEAILELDPDLIITFDYIEESQYEQLAQIAPVVRLKYGAGTPQELLLEFGKITGKEDAAQQWIEEWDAKIAEVKPQITKVVGDKTVSILQPYAKGIYAWGDKGGRGGEILYGDLGLKAPDIIQKTLIDGEGFGGNLSLELLPEYAGDYIFTSNWGWDDGDANVVYGSSIWKSLPAVKNKQVYFIDEKGSYYNDPISLEAQLKFIVESFL; this is translated from the coding sequence ATGAACTTGAACGATCATATTAAGCTGTGGAATCATGCGTCGATTAAAGTGCTGGATATCCGTAGCAATAGCCTGGAGCCGGGAACAGAAATTCCACACTACCAACTGCCGGCCAGCGCTTTTGTATATGCTTATCAGGGACATGCCTGTGTGCAGATGGATGATATGCGGCTCACATTGAGAAGGAATCAGATTATGCATGGAGGCCGTGGTGCCGTACTTCATATTAAAGCAGAGGAATCATTTGAATATTTTCTTATTTTGTATAAGGCGGTTCTGCTACTGCCCTCGTCCAGCAAACTGCTGCTTCAGCTCGAACGGGATGATCCGTTTAAGTGCCAATATAGCTTTGATCCGCTCTATCCTTTGCCGCTGCTGAGCAGGCTGGAGCAAATGTATGAAAACTGGGTGACATTCGATCCGCTGCATTCTTTACATGCAAGGACGCTGTTTCTTCAATTCATTCATGAGCTGTTATGGCAGATGCAGCATCAAGGACTTGCACCGGTCCCGCCTGATTTGCTGGCCCAGGTGCTTCGTTACATGCAGGAGCACTATATGGAGCCGGTCACGCTGGAAATTTTGGCAGAGCTGTTTGACTGCAGTGTCAGTTATTTAAGCAAGCTGTTCAAGAGCCGGATGAATGAAAGTCCGATTCGTGTATTAACGCAAATTCGCATGGAGGCTGCCGCGAACCTTTTATTGCACAGTAATTATCCCCTGCAGGAGCTGTCTGAGCGGGTAGGATATCCTGATGCGCATACCTTCAGCCGGAATTTTAAAAAGCATTACGGACTGCCTCCGGCACAATTCAAATTGCAATTTAAGGGAGAAGGGCCTGTACCAAAATCGCCTGTTTATCATCCGAAATCTGCCCTTGTAGCGGATAATTCCCAGTGCTATAGTATCAAAAGCAATGAGAATTATTATCATTTACGCAAAAGAGGGGGATTACCAGTGAAAAGAGGAACGAAACCGGCGTCGATTGCCACAGCGGCGTTAATGTTATGTTTTACATTGTTGATTAGTGCATGCTCCAATACACCGAATCAGGCAATCCGCGGTACAGACAGCAACAGCACACAGGCAGTGAATACAATCAATCAGGAGGCAGGCACAGCCAAAGAGAGCTCCAACGCAGGCAATGCTGCTGCAGCAACCAAGACCTATGTGGACAGTAAAGGAGAGGTAACGATTCCAATGAACCCAGAGCGGATTATTGATCTGACAGGAAGTGCGATTGGTAATTTGCTCGTGTTGGATGTCAAACCGATTGCTGCAGCCGACGATTCATTAAAAAATCCGTTCCATGAAGGCCGCCTGGATAATATCATCAATATTGGCACAGAGCCGAATGCTGAAGCCATTCTGGAGCTTGACCCGGATCTGATCATCACTTTTGACTACATCGAAGAGTCTCAATATGAGCAGCTGGCGCAAATCGCTCCAGTGGTCAGACTTAAGTATGGGGCGGGCACTCCACAGGAATTATTATTGGAATTTGGAAAAATCACTGGCAAGGAAGACGCGGCACAGCAGTGGATTGAAGAGTGGGATGCCAAAATTGCTGAGGTTAAGCCCCAAATCACCAAGGTTGTCGGCGATAAAACCGTATCGATTCTTCAGCCTTATGCAAAAGGCATCTATGCCTGGGGAGACAAGGGCGGAAGAGGCGGCGAGATCCTCTACGGAGATCTTGGGCTAAAGGCCCCAGATATTATCCAGAAGACACTGATTGACGGCGAGGGATTCGGCGGAAATTTATCGCTTGAATTGCTGCCTGAGTATGCAGGAGATTACATCTTCACAAGCAATTGGGGATGGGATGACGGAGATGCAAATGTCGTGTATGGAAGCAGTATATGGAAATCGCTCCCGGCAGTGAAAAATAAACAGGTTTACTTCATTGATGAGAAGGGCTCCTATTATAATGATCCGATTTCATTGGAGGCACAGCTCAAGTTCATTGTGGAGAGTTTTCTATAG
- a CDS encoding MFS transporter, producing MARPLFARLQGNSRGCLAFEPFFLIPFSMFSTYATLYMYELGLTELNIGWITTIGLIVQVFSSLLSGYLTDRLGRKRAILYFDLLSWSLATLLWAFSQNLWFFVAAAVINGFQRVPHIAFYCLIVEDTRPADRTYVFTLLQIISVIGGLFAPLGGLLVNHYGMVQGMRIMYVLAFLFMTFQFVGRHLTTRETEAGIKKRLETRELGLKQSMVEYGGAFRELWADSNLLLIFGVYILFNFQATLKTTYLSLYLADYLRLDSGIISLFPAVSSVIMLLTLWLLMPKIPDQSANRSMMAGFGLSALSNIMLVLYPSSSLLWIGFSTILAAVGLMISSPYLEAAVQNAIDDDKRAKVFSMLSVLILLFTAPAGIIGGWAYKLDPRIPLWLVTAAFAVSYLLLHLYRRRTDRNGHHPQQPQTGG from the coding sequence ATGGCAAGACCTTTATTTGCCCGGCTGCAAGGGAACAGCCGGGGCTGCCTGGCCTTCGAGCCCTTTTTCCTGATCCCTTTCAGCATGTTCTCCACCTATGCCACCCTTTATATGTACGAGCTGGGGCTGACGGAGCTGAATATCGGCTGGATTACCACCATTGGATTGATTGTGCAGGTGTTTTCTTCTTTGCTCAGCGGATATTTAACTGACCGCCTGGGACGCAAGCGGGCTATTTTATATTTTGACCTGCTTAGCTGGAGCCTGGCTACATTATTATGGGCCTTTTCGCAGAACCTGTGGTTTTTTGTGGCGGCTGCGGTCATAAACGGCTTCCAGCGTGTGCCGCATATCGCCTTTTACTGTCTGATTGTTGAAGACACAAGGCCCGCCGACCGGACTTATGTGTTCACATTGCTGCAGATCATCAGTGTGATCGGCGGGTTGTTCGCACCGCTGGGCGGACTGCTGGTGAACCATTACGGAATGGTCCAGGGCATGCGGATCATGTATGTGCTCGCGTTTCTTTTCATGACCTTTCAATTCGTGGGCCGTCATTTAACCACCCGTGAAACCGAAGCCGGGATCAAAAAACGTCTGGAAACGCGTGAACTGGGACTCAAGCAGAGTATGGTCGAATATGGCGGCGCTTTCCGTGAGCTGTGGGCGGACAGCAATCTGCTGCTCATCTTTGGTGTGTACATCCTGTTTAACTTTCAGGCGACGCTGAAGACCACCTATCTGTCGCTGTATCTGGCAGATTATTTACGGCTGGACAGCGGCATCATTTCCCTGTTTCCGGCAGTTTCCTCCGTAATCATGCTGCTGACACTTTGGCTTCTTATGCCCAAAATCCCGGACCAAAGTGCCAATCGCTCCATGATGGCAGGGTTTGGTCTCTCCGCTCTATCGAATATAATGCTGGTGTTATACCCTTCGTCCAGTCTTCTTTGGATAGGGTTCAGCACCATACTGGCAGCAGTGGGACTCATGATCAGCTCACCTTATTTGGAAGCTGCCGTGCAGAATGCCATCGACGACGATAAACGGGCCAAAGTTTTTTCCATGCTCTCCGTGCTGATCCTGCTCTTTACTGCACCTGCAGGCATCATCGGCGGCTGGGCGTACAAGCTGGACCCGCGTATCCCCTTATGGCTGGTTACAGCAGCATTTGCCGTCTCCTATCTGCTGCTGCATCTTTACCGTAGACGGACTGACCGGAATGGCCATCATCCGCAGCAGCCCCAAACTGGAGGCTAA
- a CDS encoding PilZ domain-containing protein, with product MNNNRRTEPFRYTLKEPATFDLHILTINGIPVPPKPVSAVLYDISRSGCHLAFPLNVNPETNLVRVGMEMVLASESMYIEGTLKWNREQNGTFHYGIQLDIPEEDRDRLPGVLRRLAGEGKILVR from the coding sequence ATGAATAATAACCGCAGAACCGAACCTTTTCGATACACTCTTAAAGAACCTGCCACCTTTGATCTTCATATCCTTACGATTAACGGAATTCCGGTTCCTCCAAAACCCGTCAGTGCCGTACTGTATGACATTAGCCGTTCGGGGTGCCATTTGGCGTTTCCTCTGAATGTTAATCCTGAAACTAACCTGGTACGTGTCGGCATGGAGATGGTCCTAGCCTCAGAGTCTATGTACATAGAAGGAACCTTGAAATGGAACAGAGAGCAGAATGGCACTTTTCATTACGGTATTCAATTGGATATTCCTGAAGAGGACCGTGATCGTCTTCCAGGCGTACTGCGCAGGCTGGCCGGGGAAGGCAAGATATTGGTTCGTTGA
- a CDS encoding response regulator transcription factor: MKSELIAIAKLIPADMMISYQGQLANQAAEQLSKPLSERQLKVLELISQGLTGKAIASKLKIKECTVNHHKKIIFEKLGVQSSSEAVSVATRMFLL; encoded by the coding sequence ATGAAAAGCGAACTGATCGCAATTGCCAAGCTGATTCCGGCCGATATGATGATCAGTTACCAGGGCCAACTCGCTAACCAGGCTGCTGAACAGCTTTCCAAGCCGCTGAGTGAGCGGCAATTAAAGGTTCTTGAACTGATTTCTCAAGGGCTGACAGGAAAAGCGATTGCCTCCAAATTAAAAATAAAAGAGTGCACCGTGAACCACCATAAAAAAATCATTTTTGAAAAATTAGGGGTTCAATCCAGCTCGGAAGCGGTTTCAGTTGCAACCCGCATGTTTTTGTTGTAG